From Verrucomicrobia bacterium S94, the proteins below share one genomic window:
- a CDS encoding four helix bundle protein, with the protein MPKGFIPKHGGYQDLLSYQRSVVVYDFTVAFCRDVFHKFDRTIDQMVQAARSGKQNIIEGSMASGTSKETEIKLTNVARASLEELLEDYRDFLRTRQAKEWDKESKEALFVRNLARGKIRLKKKENGTQTTHEAHEKHPMSPESRTSHPVTYETFRPFEDRPAEVRANIAICLIHQTNYLLDQQLRKLEQDFLAEGGLRERMYRARTNARNNPN; encoded by the coding sequence ATGCCTAAAGGCTTCATCCCGAAACATGGCGGTTATCAGGATCTGCTGTCTTATCAGCGGTCGGTGGTGGTTTATGATTTTACCGTGGCGTTTTGCCGGGACGTTTTTCATAAGTTTGACCGGACGATCGATCAGATGGTGCAGGCGGCGCGAAGTGGAAAACAGAATATTATTGAGGGCAGCATGGCTTCAGGAACGTCGAAGGAAACCGAAATCAAGTTGACCAATGTTGCCCGTGCGAGTCTGGAAGAGCTGCTGGAGGATTACCGTGATTTTTTGCGGACACGTCAGGCGAAAGAGTGGGACAAAGAAAGTAAGGAAGCGCTGTTTGTGCGGAATCTGGCGAGAGGAAAGATTCGGCTGAAGAAAAAAGAAAATGGGACACAGACGACCCATGAGGCGCATGAAAAACACCCTATGTCACCTGAGTCCCGTACGTCCCATCCCGTCACTTACGAAACCTTCCGCCCCTTCGAAGACCGCCCGGCGGAAGTGCGCGCGAATATCGCCATTTGCCTGATTCACCAGACCAACTATCTGCTTGACCAGCAGCTACGCAAACTGGAACAGGATTTTCTCGCGGAAGGCGGCCTGCGCGAACGCATGTATCGCGCCCGCACGAATGCGCGCAACAACCCCAACTAA